The following proteins are co-located in the Solanum pennellii chromosome 1, SPENNV200 genome:
- the LOC114075622 gene encoding uncharacterized protein LOC114075622 — protein sequence MLNYVVCLLWHSIDSKLIPLFRPFQTCYTVWEKARAVYTNDISQFYDVISRLTNLKKQEFDMSTYLGQVQTVMEEFDTLMPVTTDVEKQQEHRQTLFLVLTLAGLPPNNDSVRDQILASPTVLTIDELFSRLLRLAAPLSHKVVSSSIIDSSIIGSQTFEKRTYQST from the coding sequence ATGCTCAATTATGTAGTCTGTCTGCTATGGCATTCGATTGATTCCAAATTGATTCCCTTGTTTCGCCCATTCCAAACGTGTTATACAGTTTGGGAAAAGGCGCGTGCTGTATACACTAATGACATCTCTCAATTCTATGATGTGATATCTCGATTGACCAACTTAAAGAAACAAGAATTCGATATGTCTACTTACTTGGGACAGGTACAGACAGTCATGGAGGAATTCGACACGTTGATGCCAGTAACTACGGATGTGGAAAAACAACAAGAACATAGACAAACATTGTTTCTAGTTCTTACTCTTGCTGGACTTCCTCCTAATAATGATTCTGTGCGTGATCAGATTTTAGCTAGCCCTACAGTTCTTACAATCGATGAATTATTCTCTCGCCTCCTTCGTCTTGCGGCACCTCTTAGTCACAAAGTTGTTTCATCATCCATTATTGACTCCTCTATTATCGGATCTCAAACCTTTGAAAAGCGTACATATCAGTCTACGTAG